In a genomic window of Tripterygium wilfordii isolate XIE 37 chromosome 8, ASM1340144v1, whole genome shotgun sequence:
- the LOC120003576 gene encoding uncharacterized protein LOC120003576 codes for MIKQNARQWHETLIQALWAYRTSPRSATNVMHFQLIYGQEAVLPVEINMQSMRIALQNNLSEEDYTEAMIQNLLELDKIRLDSLNRIEIQKRKVAKCYNKRIVAKSFEQEELVWKARLPLDMKDPKYGRTLPSRVCIA; via the coding sequence ATGATTAAACAAAATGCCAGACAATGGCATGAAACTTTAATACAAGCATTATGGGCATACAGAACGAGTCCTCGCTCAGCTACCAATGTCATGCATTTTCAGCTAATATATGGACAAGAAGCGGTCTTACCTGTAGAAATAAATATGCAATCAATGCGGATAGCCTTACAAAATAATTTGAGCGAAGAAGATTATACAGAAGCTATGATACAAAATTTATTAGAATTAGACAAAATTAGACTAGATTCACTTAATAGGATTGAGATACAAAAGAGAAAAGTAGCCAAGTGTTACAATAAGAGAATAGTGGCTAAGTCATTCGAACAAGAGGAATTAGTATGGAAAGCTAGATTGCCTCTCGACATGAAAGATCCAAAATATGGAAGGACCTTACCTAGTAGAGTCTGTATTGCCTAA